tttttttccccattattatcatttgatattatttatagGATTGGACCCATGTTTAAACAACATTATTAAGCCCTTTCCCAAATAACTACAAAACATTTGGCAAAATAGTTAAGGTCATCAATTAAACATTTTTCTCCGAAGATTCAAAAGcatgaaaatacaaaaagaaaatttgtTTATGCATTATTAAATCTATTACTGGTTTTTATAAACATGTGCACATTTctaaatatgattatatttgtGTCTTAGGGCAGATGTTCATTTCCACAGAGAGTAATATCCTATTTCTTATtcattgaatatatattatttttattttaaatacaatacatCAAACAATTTATAATTAAGAAACATGTTAAGAATAAATGTGAAATCTAAGTATGAGACAGTGTGTTTGTAGatgtaaacatgtttttctAAATTGTGTTAAATCAGACGATCCATTTGACTTTTTTGACGATTTGAAAAGCAAAATTATGTCGACGCATCGTCATTATTGTATGCCATTTTAAAAACGAAATCCATTTTACCATGTTGATATcatcagtacaatatgtagACTAGCTTTGATTTATTGCGACAGTTTAAAGACATTACATCTACAAGTTATATAAAGAAAAGGACACAGCACAGAAAAGAAGGGGAAAAACACAAACAGAAACGCGACAACAGCTAAAACAAGTAACAGACAATAAGCATGAAAACAAAGCCCTACTTGAAACTGTGAACGAGCTCCAAAGAGAACAAACCGCAAACAAGGCGGAAATTGAGGCTCTGAaactagaaaataaaaaaatcataaacgAACTTAATGAAATCAATGTAATTTACCAAGATTCATGTAAGAAAATTGAAGATGTCGAGAAGCAGGTAGTCACCGTGAAAAAGGACATGAAACAGATTGTTGAATCCGCTTCAGACTTCAAAAATATGGCGAGTCGGTACGACAATGACCAGTTAAACGGCGTCGCAAGTACTAAAAAGTCGCTCAAACTATTATCGGAACGCGTTGGTAACTACATCAAATGCTACGATTCCGACATGACCAAAACTCAAGATTCAATACAAACATGTGCATCTTCTGTAGAAGGGATAAAAAAACAACTAGACAAGTTGAGGGAAAAAGTTGATAAGAGCGAGTCTCAAGGTATTATGTAAATCAAAGTCTACTATTGATGATCGCGCAAAGCATACTGTAGAAACATACAACAGATTCAGTGTGCTAGACGCAGACACAGTTCCTCAGTCGAGAGGTATACAACGACATGACCCCGAAACACAAACGAACGCACCCCTCAGCCACAGGTGCGTGGATATACCAGAGACTCACACGAATGCGCCTATCCATTCGAACTCCGCAACAACGTCAGGCGCGAGTCCACCCAGTAGTACAGGAGTAGAAAACAACGACAGTAAGGTTTGTGGAGAGAAAGCCAGAGAAAGGGAAAGTCGATCGTACTCCACGGTTGCATCAAGTGCTATCCCTGTACATTTTCCCACTTCGGCTTGTCGAAGTAACACATCCGCTCCCCGTTGTGAAAAATCTGATTTTGTAAAAGAACAGTCAAGCTTGGCAGACCGATTTGTTGGATACAACTTACAAGGCTGTGTCGAGACAAAAAATAAGCCGGTTCTATATACATGGTATTAACAAGAGAATAGCGTCAGAATCAGCGATGAGGGATTTTCTTCATAAATCAGGTGTGCGCGTGACGCATATAAAGTATTTTCAGAACAGTTGGAAATCCACAGCCTCCgcccaactaaatatacaatcaGAGGACGTCGGAATCATATCGGCTGGTGGCTTCTGGCCTAGCGGAATCGGTATGAGAGAATGGGTTCCGAGACAAGTCTTTTACAACCAAATCAATGATGGTTGACTCAATTAACATGATGTGTTGGAACATAGAGGGCGTTATGGCCGGCTCTCCATATTTACTGGAATGTttagaaaaatatcatatagatattTGTGGTCTTTCAGAACACTGGGTGAGAGAATATAATTTATCTTTCTTCGACATGTTTAAACAGTATGGTTATACAGCTATAGTTAAACCGGTTCATGAAATTGACCCTTTCCGGTATAAATGTAACGTTAGAGGTGGTGTGGTAATTCTTTGTAAAtctaacaattttattttttcggAAATAGAGGTTGAAAGTTCAAGGATAGTTAGTGTGGAGATTCAAACTCCCAATAAGGAATATTTGTACTGTTTCGCAGTTTATATGCCAGCCTCATCAAGAccaattgatgtttttattgagCATGTTGAAATTCTAGAGTCACTAGTTACAGTTTACTCAAAAAAGGGTAGGGTTTTTATAATTGGTGATCTGAATGTTAAAATCAGAGGGCACAGaagtaattttgaaaaaaatgaaaggtCAAGTGTATTCCAATCTTTTTTAGATAGAACTAATTTGTATTCTGCTAACGTTCAGTTAAATTGTAAAGGACCAGTGTACACCTTTTATCCTCAAACAGGACACTGTACTACCATTGATCATATCTTAATTCAGTCAAACGTTTTTGACTTGATAAATTACTGTGAAGTACTAGACGATGATCTTCATAATTTATCGGAACATCACCCTGTCATATGTTCCATATCCATGCCAGTTTCTGCCCCTCATTCTGCGGGATCtgcatatgtaaaatataattggAAAAAGGCAAAAACAATCAATGCCttgaaatgttatacaatatgtctaGATGATAATTTAAGTTCAGTGATTATACCTGAAGGTATTATATCGAATAAAGACATTGACGGATATTATTCTAACATAGTATTGTCAGTCAAGAAAGCTGCTGACTAAACATTACCTAAAAGTGAATACAAAAGTTATCTTAAACCGTATTGGAACGACGAAGTATCACAAATGCATAAGGTAATGACTAATAAAAGGAAACGTTGGATCTTAGAAGGTAGGCCAAGATCCGGAAGCGTCAGTTTTTTGGagtataaacaaaacaaagctaTTTTTCGCAGAAATTTACGTACTGCCTTTCATACTTATATGTCAAATCAGTTTTCTGAAATTGATAAGTGTGGTGAGATAGACCAAACATTGTTTTGGCAATTGTATAAACGTAAAGTTAATAAACGACCCCAATCACAAACTGAATTAAGGTACAATGGTAAAACCTTACGTGAGCCTGCTGACATTGTAGAGGCATGGGCGTTACATTTTGGTACGATATTTCAAGATAAATCGGATGAATGTTTTGAAACAGgctttgaaaatgatattaacaCGCATATTGACAATATTGAGTCCAATGTTAAGTTTGAACAGGATAATTTCCTGAATGACGTCATTACGCCAGTAGAGATATCGACGTCATGCAAGAAACTCAGCACAAATAAAGCTGGAGGGCATGATGGTTTAGTTTATGAGCATTTTAAGTACGGAAGTAATAAACTATTCGAACATATGGCTGCGTTGttcaatatgataataaaaaatgaatacatcCCAAAACAGTGGAAAAAGGGATTAATTGTTACGTTGCACAAAGGTCAAGGGAAAGTAAAAGATGATCCCAATAATTATAGAGGCATCACCCTACTGCCAGTCATGTTTAAGTTATTTGAAATGTCTATATCAAATAGAATCAGCCCAGTCATATGTTCTGATACGTTTCCCAATAAGCAGCAGTCTGCATACCAAAGTAATCTGTGTAGCCTATGTACATCTTTTAACTTACAAgaatgtattaattataatttagaAAATGGATCAAATGTATATGTTGCATTTTTAGACAGCAACAAGGCGTTCGACACAGTGTGGCACGCAGGTCCTctttttaaaatacatgaaattgGACTGAGAGGCAAGATATGGGTTATTCTTAAAgaaatgtatacacatgtagaaaGTTCAATCTTATTTAATGGCTTAACATCACCTTTGATCAAAATGGAGAGAGGGATTTTGCAAGGGGGATCTTTGTCTGCCAAACTGTACCTAATTTTCATAAACGAATTATTGAATGAAATGGAAAATTGTGGAAACGGCGCAGTTATTGCAGATTTAAAAGTTAACATCCCAACTCAGGCAGATGACATTTGTCTTGTTAGTACAAATTTTCAAAGCCTACAAAAAATGGTTAATATATGTGAAACCTATAGTAAGAAGTGGAGATTCACTTTCTCATCTACGAAaagtaaaattgtattgttttctgaaAAACGCATATCccataatatacaaaatgtctaCCTATACAAATTTGTACTGCCTGTAGTTGAAGAAATTAAACATGTCGGAATATTGTTAAACGGCAGAAGAAATTCAGTTGAAAGAACTACTAGAGcatgttgtaaattaaaaacTGGTGTTATGTCTCTTCTAAAATCTGGTGCTCATCCCAACGCACTTAACCCTCTCACTGTTGCTAAAATAGTCAAAATTAAAGTGTATCCTTCTGCACTTTTCGGATGTGAACTATGGTTACTCTCCAAAACTGAAGTATTATTATTAGAAAAGGCACaaaattttattgtgaaaagTATTCAAAGGTTTGAAAAGAGAACTAGGACAGACATGTGTGTATCATTGCTTGGCTGGACTAGTATTGAATCTTATATTAATATcaagaaattattatttctgGGACGAATTTATAATATCGATAATAGTATGCTAGTACACAAGATATTTATTACTAGATTTTTTATGTTCATTGTAAACAACGAAAAACAACAGGGATTTATACCcgacattatttctattttaagaaaatattcattgtatgaGACTTTTGTTGACTATATAAAGCTAGGGTATTTTCCGGGGAAACTACAATGGACAAAAAGTGtctatgaaaatgtatatagagTAGAGGAAACTGCATGGTTAGAACGTATGCATAACCACAATGActttttcagatttaaatttattcattctaAGATTAAACCACATTATTTATGGAAACTGGCTATTAAATATCCTCAGTATTATaaatctatacactgtatcataaaATTATGTACAACATCTCGTATGTTGGACCATATGGCTTTATGCCACTACTGTGGTATTTTATACAACGATACTTTAATGCATATAATTCTACATTGTGAAAAGAATACTGCTATTCGTGATAAATTAtggtgttttttatttaatatgttggGTATTGATTTTATTGCGTACCTTCACAATTTATCAGATTTTGAACTAGTTAATGCTTTATTAGGAAGCAAGTTAGACTATGACATGTCTAACGAAGACAACGAATATGTAAGATtaacaaatgtaaattttctgaatgaaatgcttaaaaatataaccaaatttGCTAACAATTgatgtttcaatataattacTTGTGTGTGAAATaactttgtatatgtatattcagactattcttgtttatatgttgattgtatgatgtaattattCTATTTGTGAATCTTCATttgtggaggaaataaagagaataataagTATGAGACAGTGTGTTTGTAGatgtaaacatgtttttctAAATTGTGTTAAATCAGACGATCCATTTGACTTTTTTGACGATTTGAAAAGCAAAATTATGTCGACGCATCGTCATTATTGTATGCCATTTTAAAAACGAAATCCATTTTACCATGTTGATATcatcagtacaatatgtagACTAGCTTTGATTTATTGCGACAGTTTAAAGACATTACATCTACAGATGTTGTGATTGAATACCatctggtaaaaaaaaaagaacataatGATATTGATCATCTCATGTAGAACAcattaagataaaatattttagaGATGAGACTCAGAAAGAAATCCAAGCGCACAATTAACATCAGGTACAAGACTGGCACATTTCAGTATAAATGGAATCTGATATAGAtaattaaaatgtgttaaaaccCTGCTGTGATGAATTCTAAAAAATCAACCTTTTAATTTGAAAgacatatatttttgttagaTAAAAGATTACATGCATTTCATGACATTTCATGTTACCTATCACTAAATTAATATTCAAGGGTGTTACCTATTCCTAACTTAATATTAACGGATGCTACCTATTACTAAATCAATATCCAAGGGTGTTACCTATTACTATGTTCATATCCAAGGGTGTTACCTATCAATAAGTTAATATCCAAGGGTGTTACCTATCACTAAGTTAATACCCAAGGGTGTTACCTATCACTAAGTTAATATCCAAGGGTGTTACCTATCACTATGTGTATATCCAAGGGTGTTACCTATCACTAAGTTAATATCCAAGGGTGTTACCTATCACTATGTGTATATTCAAGGGTGTTACCTATTACTATGTTAATACCCAAGGGTGTTACCTATCACTAAGTTAATATTCAAGGGTGTTACCTATTACTATGTTCATATCCAAGGGTGTTACCTATTACTATGTTCATATTCAAGGGTGTTACCTATCACTAAGTTAATATCCTAGGGTGTTACCTATCAATAAGTTAATATCCAAGGGTGTTACCTATCACTAAGTTAATATCCAAGGGTGTTACCTATCACTATGTGTATATCCAAGGGTGTTACCTATCACTAAGTTAATATCCAAGGGTGTTACCTATCACTATGTGTATATTCAAGGGTGTTACCTATTACTATGTTCATATCCAAGGGTGTTACCTATCACTAAGTAATATCCAAGGGTGTTACCTATCACTAAGTAATATCCAAGGGTGTTACCTATTACTAACATAATATCAAAGGGTGTTACATACCACTAACTTAATACCCAAGGGTGTTACCTATTACTATGTTAATATCCAAGGGTGTTACCTATCAATAAGTTAATACCCAAGGGTGTTACCTATCACTATGTTAATACCCAAGGGTGTTACCTATCACTATGTTAATACCCAAGGGTGTTACCTATTACTATGTTCATATCCAAGGGTGTTACCTATCAATAAGTTAATATCCAAGGGTGTTACCTATCACTAAGTTAATATCCAAGGGTGTTACCTATCACTATGTGTATATCCAAGGGTGTTACCTATCACTAAGTTAATATCCAAGGGTGTTACCTATCACTATGTGTATATTCAAGGGTGTTACCTATTACTATGTTCATATCCAAGGGTGTTACCTATCACTAAGTAATATCCAAGGGTGTTACCTATCACTAAGTAATATCCAAGGGTGTTACCTATTACTAACATAATATCAAAGGGTGTTACATACCACTAACTTAATACCCAAGGGTGTTACCTATTACTATGTTAATATCCAAGGGTGTTACCTATCAATAAGTTAATATCCAAGGGTGTTACCTATTACTTAGTTAGTACCAAGGGTGTCACCTATCAATAAGTTAATATTCAAGGGTGTTACCTATCAATAAGTTAATATCCAAGGGTGTTACCTATCACTAAGTTAATATCCTAGGGTGTTACCTATTACTATGTTCATATCCAAGGGTGTTACCTATAACTATGTTAATATCCAAGGGTGTTATTCATCTGTGTGCCTTTTGTACAATACTTCTCATGTTAACTAAGAACCATGTAATTTGAACTTAAGATCattaaaatatagcaaaattcCCATTATACGTCTCGAAAAAATCTGTAATCGAAACCTCAACCTAGTAGTACCACATGGAATCGTTCTACGCGAAAAAAAAGTGGAAAATCGATGATGTTGACAATGAATCATAAGGCTTGAAAAGAATAATAATGTATGTAGAGGATAAATATTAGGGGAATACCGTGTTGCCTTTTGTTATGCATTATTGTTGTACTTGATGTGCATTCGACACCTTAAATCTAATTACCATAGACGTGGAATAGATTAGATTAAAGCTCAGATTTAgttaatataacaaaaacaaaatagtgTGGACTGATCAACAAAATTGTAACTCGAAAGCATTGAAGCAACAGTCACGTCGTTAAATCGAAGGCAAAATATGCGCAATAGAACAGAAGGAAAATAAGCTGATTCCAAAGGGTAATGGTCTTCTGTTTAACCGATGACACATCCATATCAAGCTAGATTTTAAGGAATGTGTTTTTGTGGACAAAACATTAGTGATGTGTATTGAATGTGAATCTAGAACGAGCCAAGCATTAgtttttaattagttttaattgagcgtatttaaagatatatattgtgtacatcgTTTATGAACCCTAATTTGTAGTATATCCTAATGTAGTAACATTATTCTTAATCCTAGatctctagatctgtctttcttcctgtcattcttctttgcttttctttctaatataatcattataagtatactgtgtcgctatcacaatctttgtaatatgtatttgttgagagagttttttttataagttaTCAATAACGTGTGCCCAATCCAATTGtgtctaaacaataaaatacgCCCAAATCAAATCAGCTAGAATTAAAGACATATCATATCACTTTCTAAGAACCAGGTTTCAAACGAAACACATTAAAAGAAGCATCAAATACGTCGAATGAAAGCATGGTACCAAATGCACATCTTAACTTAAAACATATTCTAAAAAGATGAATTTGATACGTGTATTTCAATAAGTTAATATGGTGTATTAAGTAAGGATATATTTCACTGTGATACCATCCACAGGTATTCTTTTTCTTTCCATTTAAAATGGCGTAATCTAATAGAAATAAGTGTATGAAAGAAATGGAGAACAATAATGAgaattatatattaaaacttatgaatttaagaaataactttttttctggTTCATTAAACACAAAAGTTATTCAACATATATCATTCTTGCACATAAAaatttccacacaattattGCACATGAAATTCACTCATGtgaaaaatgttgaaaaacaaatcattttgtatcattatataacatttgtcaTTATTAAAGTAGCattgtatgttaattttgtcatttgaacaaaactGACACCACATTTTTTACTGCACAGCGACCCGAGAGGCTATCAACACATCACATTCAAATTATTCACAGGGACCCCATTTTATCTAAAAAATGACACCATTTATGAAATGCCCAGTTCAAACTCTGAGTCAACTTACCACTCTGATACCATATGAGCTTCGTCTACTACTATGGCACACACACGGTTGGAATATGTACTTGAACGCAAAATTCCCTGTAATGTCTTGTTTCCCAAAGCCTCCGGATGCATATACAAAATTGTGAAATCTCCCCTCGCTACCTCGTTTAGACTAACACCCTTCAAAAGGTACACATCTTCCTCAAGTAGGTCACTGTCGTCGTCTACAGAGGCAGTCATCTGAGTGTATCTACCACCACTGCCATGGATGTTCAAGAAGCATGCAGAGACACCTTTCTCCCGCACCTCCATGACCTGATCCTCCATCAGTGAAGTGAGTGGGGAAATCACCAAAGCAACCATAGGTGTCTCCT
The window above is part of the Pecten maximus chromosome 2, xPecMax1.1, whole genome shotgun sequence genome. Proteins encoded here:
- the LOC117343499 gene encoding ATP-dependent DNA helicase Q-like 3, which produces MADFSQAVEAAKRALGIDVILKEKQTESLRHLYIGKDVITVLPTGYGKSLIYQLLPWMFQLKHDQETPMVALVISPLTSLMEDQVMEVREKGVSACFLNIHGSGGRYTQMTASVDDDSDLLEEDVYLLKGVSLNEVARGDFTILYMHPEALGNKTLQGILRSSTYSNRVCAIVVDEAHMVSECKYGEPAITPSMFQHIMLIESTIIDLVVKDLSRNPFSHTDSARPEATSRYDSDVL